A window of Pedobacter lusitanus contains these coding sequences:
- a CDS encoding DinB family protein produces MIYRKGAAGGLLDEYERAITDLSGVIAVVSDAELISIADEFTLNEDCRSIQTVLSHVVSSAYSYAIYIQSLSGVLTPRPAKIFQLTAAAYIDELKQAFLFTVGVFELIKDDELERSDAADKIMTGWGQLYDIEQLMEHAIVHILRHRRQIERFILLIRKG; encoded by the coding sequence ATGATTTACAGAAAAGGGGCGGCTGGTGGTCTGCTTGACGAGTATGAAAGAGCAATAACTGATTTATCAGGAGTTATAGCAGTTGTCTCTGATGCAGAGCTGATCAGCATTGCTGATGAGTTTACATTGAATGAGGATTGCAGATCAATTCAAACTGTCTTATCGCATGTGGTGAGTTCTGCCTATAGCTATGCGATTTATATTCAGAGTCTTAGTGGTGTTCTGACCCCGAGGCCCGCCAAGATATTCCAGCTTACGGCTGCAGCTTATATTGATGAACTTAAGCAGGCTTTTCTGTTTACTGTGGGGGTTTTTGAACTGATTAAGGATGATGAGCTGGAACGATCTGATGCGGCGGATAAAATCATGACCGGCTGGGGGCAGTTATATGATATAGAACAATTGATGGAACATGCAATTGTTCACATACTGCGTCACCGAAGGCAGATTGAGCGCTTTATCTTATTGATCCGGAAGGGATAA
- a CDS encoding dicarboxylate/amino acid:cation symporter — MNSFYENYKGIIWLIAGIIAGSLAGLIFGESVKVLKPIGEIFLNLLFTAVIPLVFFSIASAIGSLKETNKLSKMMAVMVLVFLSTVLISASLTIMAVKLFPVHEHMTNTPLTENIVKKPFGDQLTQLLTTSEFFELLSRKSMLAMIIFSVLTGFATLRSGEYGTAFSNFLNAGNEVFKHVFILIMKLAPIGLGAYFAYQVGVFGPQLFGAYARSLGLYYGTGVFYFVFIFTFYAFVAGGIKGVKKYWNNNIVPSATAVGTCSSIANIPANLDAAAKIGIPAYIANVTIPLGATLHKDGSSISSIIKMAVVFAMFGKGFDSMENILIALGMTVLVSIVEGGIPNGGYVGELLFISAYGFPPEALPPAMIIGTLVDPMATLLNSTGDTVAAMLVARFTEGKNWLATKA; from the coding sequence ATGAACAGCTTTTACGAAAACTACAAAGGAATCATCTGGCTGATAGCTGGTATCATTGCCGGCAGTCTTGCCGGCTTAATATTTGGCGAAAGCGTGAAAGTACTTAAGCCCATTGGCGAAATCTTCCTTAATCTGCTGTTCACTGCAGTAATTCCACTGGTATTTTTTTCTATCGCGTCAGCAATCGGAAGTCTGAAAGAAACCAATAAATTAAGTAAAATGATGGCCGTAATGGTGCTGGTATTTCTTTCAACTGTACTGATCTCTGCTTCTTTAACCATAATGGCTGTTAAGCTATTTCCGGTACACGAGCATATGACCAATACACCGCTGACAGAAAATATAGTAAAAAAACCTTTTGGAGATCAGCTTACACAATTGTTAACCACCAGCGAGTTTTTCGAGCTCCTTTCCAGGAAAAGTATGCTTGCTATGATCATATTTTCAGTACTTACCGGTTTTGCAACCTTACGTTCGGGTGAATACGGAACTGCTTTTTCCAATTTTCTAAATGCGGGCAATGAAGTTTTCAAGCATGTGTTTATTCTGATCATGAAACTGGCACCGATTGGATTAGGTGCTTATTTTGCTTACCAGGTCGGTGTTTTTGGCCCGCAGTTGTTTGGTGCCTATGCCAGATCCCTGGGCTTATATTATGGTACAGGCGTTTTTTACTTTGTATTTATCTTCACCTTTTATGCGTTTGTGGCAGGCGGAATAAAAGGAGTTAAGAAATACTGGAATAATAATATCGTCCCATCTGCCACTGCTGTAGGCACCTGCAGCAGTATAGCTAATATACCTGCCAATCTTGATGCGGCAGCAAAGATTGGTATCCCTGCTTATATTGCCAATGTGACCATTCCGCTGGGCGCAACACTGCATAAAGATGGTTCCAGCATTTCATCTATTATTAAAATGGCTGTAGTTTTTGCGATGTTCGGCAAAGGCTTTGACAGTATGGAGAATATACTGATCGCATTGGGAATGACCGTACTGGTCAGTATTGTAGAAGGAGGTATACCTAATGGTGGTTATGTGGGCGAACTGCTTTTTATTTCCGCTTACGGTTTCCCGCCCGAAGCATTACCCCCCGCGATGATCATCGGAACATTAGTAGATCCGATGGCCACCTTATTAAATTCAACCGGAGATACCGTAGCGGCAATGCTCGTTGCACGTTTTACGGAGGGTAAAAACTGGCTTGCTACAAAGGCATAA
- a CDS encoding glycoside hydrolase family 125 protein yields MKRRSFVQKAGLLTAAMMSGKMFSYAAEPEFPVVRKAMELRRFTSKAVENAITEFTDKVKNKELAWLFNNCFPNALDNLVSYSEVNGKSDTYMNTGDTDAMWLRDSSVHMWTYLPFLKRDKGLRNLVGGVINRQVTYILKDPYASSFYNDPAKVGAMKDDLTTMLPGVHERKWELDSLCYPIRLAYRYWQQTKDTSFFDAKWQEAIKTILKTFKEQQRKENNGPYHFQRTTLWATDSLPMEGFGYPVKPVGLICSAFRPSEDATIFSFLVPSNFFAVVSLRQAAELFRVIKADEQVAKDMEALALEVRQALQKYAITDHPVHGKVYAYEINGMGSYNLMDDANIPGLLSLPYLGALSMTDPVYLNTRKMIHSADNPFFYKGALAEGVGSPRITKHMIWPMSIIARGLTSTDDEEIKLCLKMLQKCHGDTGVLHESFDPDNPKQFTGSSYSRANSLFAEFLWKIYQERPYLLV; encoded by the coding sequence ATGAAAAGAAGATCTTTTGTGCAGAAAGCCGGACTTTTAACAGCTGCAATGATGTCAGGTAAAATGTTTTCCTATGCTGCTGAACCCGAGTTTCCGGTAGTAAGAAAGGCGATGGAGTTACGTCGTTTTACCAGTAAAGCGGTTGAAAATGCGATTACTGAGTTTACTGACAAGGTGAAAAATAAGGAACTGGCCTGGCTGTTTAATAACTGTTTCCCAAATGCGCTGGATAACCTGGTTAGTTACAGTGAGGTGAACGGGAAATCGGATACTTATATGAATACCGGCGATACTGATGCCATGTGGCTGAGGGACAGCAGTGTTCATATGTGGACTTATCTGCCTTTTTTAAAAAGGGATAAAGGCTTAAGAAATCTGGTTGGCGGAGTAATCAACAGACAGGTAACTTATATCCTTAAAGATCCCTATGCCAGTTCTTTTTATAATGACCCGGCTAAAGTGGGGGCAATGAAAGATGATCTGACTACGATGTTACCTGGTGTTCATGAACGTAAATGGGAACTTGATTCACTTTGTTATCCTATACGTTTAGCTTACAGATACTGGCAGCAGACTAAGGATACGAGCTTTTTTGATGCGAAATGGCAGGAGGCCATAAAGACCATTTTAAAAACCTTTAAAGAACAGCAGCGCAAAGAAAATAATGGACCTTATCATTTTCAGCGAACTACTTTATGGGCGACAGACAGCTTACCGATGGAAGGTTTCGGTTATCCGGTAAAACCAGTAGGATTGATCTGCTCTGCTTTCAGACCAAGTGAGGATGCTACTATTTTTTCTTTCCTTGTTCCGTCTAACTTTTTTGCTGTAGTGAGCCTGCGTCAGGCTGCTGAATTATTCAGAGTCATCAAAGCTGATGAACAGGTGGCTAAAGATATGGAGGCGCTGGCACTGGAGGTGAGACAGGCCCTGCAAAAATATGCGATTACAGATCATCCGGTCCATGGAAAGGTGTATGCTTATGAAATTAACGGAATGGGAAGTTATAATCTGATGGATGATGCTAATATTCCGGGATTATTATCCCTTCCTTATCTGGGTGCTTTATCTATGACAGACCCGGTATATCTGAATACCAGAAAAATGATTCATTCGGCTGATAACCCGTTTTTTTATAAAGGAGCCCTGGCAGAAGGGGTAGGAAGCCCCCGTATTACCAAACATATGATCTGGCCAATGAGCATTATTGCCAGAGGGCTTACCAGTACAGATGATGAAGAAATTAAACTTTGTCTGAAGATGCTGCAGAAGTGTCACGGGGATACAGGAGTTTTACATGAATCTTTTGATCCGGATAATCCCAAACAATTTACAGGTTCTTCATACTCAAGGGCAAACAGTCTGTTTGCTGAGTTTTTATGGAAAATATATCAGGAACGTCCGTATCTGCTGGTTTGA